One stretch of Novosphingobium pentaromativorans US6-1 DNA includes these proteins:
- a CDS encoding CPBP family intramembrane glutamic endopeptidase, translating into MADTELNAADGSERDYPFYNGWPIEISALKWLVPLAAVGLAVAVLLRHLPMFSQGYLQLAPGMLLTLLPLLGMALVAGRHWTALFRRVRLKDIGWMFAFALLNYVIAVPLGFIVLNFVDTETNAAIEGLKTFGQADRVLFFVNSIPQLIGEELISIVPFLALLYYLTRKFGLSRRTAVIIAWLATAVWFAAIHLPTYNWNILQCLILIGGARLVLTLAYLKTKNLWVSAGAHIINDWMTFTLTLVGASMGAG; encoded by the coding sequence ATGGCTGACACGGAACTGAACGCAGCTGACGGATCTGAAAGAGACTATCCGTTCTACAACGGATGGCCGATCGAGATTTCCGCCCTGAAGTGGCTGGTGCCGCTGGCAGCGGTCGGTTTGGCCGTTGCCGTTCTGCTGAGGCATTTGCCGATGTTCTCGCAGGGCTACCTGCAGCTTGCCCCGGGCATGCTGCTGACCCTTCTTCCGCTCCTTGGAATGGCCCTGGTCGCGGGCAGGCACTGGACCGCTTTGTTTCGACGGGTTCGCCTGAAAGACATCGGCTGGATGTTCGCCTTCGCGTTGCTCAACTACGTGATAGCGGTTCCTTTGGGCTTTATCGTGCTGAACTTCGTCGATACCGAAACAAACGCTGCTATCGAGGGGTTGAAGACCTTCGGACAGGCAGACAGGGTTCTGTTCTTCGTGAACTCCATACCTCAGCTCATCGGGGAAGAGCTGATCTCGATCGTGCCCTTCCTTGCGCTGCTCTACTATCTGACGCGGAAGTTTGGGCTATCGAGACGGACCGCAGTGATTATCGCCTGGTTGGCTACTGCCGTGTGGTTTGCTGCCATCCATCTGCCGACCTACAACTGGAATATCCTCCAGTGCCTGATCCTCATCGGCGGAGCCCGGCTTGTCCTGACGCTGGCGTACCTCAAGACCAAGAACCTGTGGGTCTCGGCCGGGGCGCACATAATCAATGACTGGATGACGTTCACGTTGACATTGGTCGGCGCGAGCATGGGGGCCGGTTGA
- a CDS encoding L,D-transpeptidase, with protein MALAISLLSITFVSKANAQGAVASSPPEFARDIDRLKPGEWVWAPEVAPSGPVLIYVDLSRQIAMVYRNGIRIAATTVSTGRPGHPTPTGVFTILQKDARHRSSTYNNAPMPYQQRLTWDGVALHAGGLPGYPESHGCVHLPIGFARELFAITDLGGTVVVEGDAADHVVTSENSLLAPFNERGEAIEKLTLRSGERFRWNPELVASGPLSIIVSKLDQRIVVLRSGVEIGRSVATIDDPDPGSHVATRIIQNGQAKWTFVGMTGHEDEDGKALDEAQLNRVRMPREFRELLMAAVEPGTTMLITNSRVGSGARPHLTLVDAIEHHE; from the coding sequence ATGGCGCTGGCCATTTCGCTCTTGTCGATCACGTTTGTGTCGAAGGCAAACGCGCAAGGGGCCGTTGCCAGCTCTCCGCCGGAATTCGCGCGTGACATCGACAGGCTCAAGCCGGGGGAATGGGTTTGGGCACCCGAAGTTGCCCCCAGCGGTCCTGTCCTGATTTACGTCGATCTCTCGCGCCAGATCGCCATGGTCTATCGCAACGGCATTCGCATCGCGGCAACCACGGTCTCCACCGGAAGACCCGGCCACCCGACGCCGACCGGCGTTTTCACCATCCTGCAAAAAGACGCAAGGCACCGGTCCAGCACTTATAACAACGCGCCCATGCCCTACCAGCAGCGGCTGACATGGGACGGCGTGGCGCTGCATGCGGGCGGCCTGCCGGGTTATCCCGAAAGCCATGGCTGCGTGCATCTGCCGATCGGATTTGCACGCGAGCTGTTTGCAATCACCGATCTGGGGGGAACGGTCGTCGTCGAAGGCGATGCCGCGGATCACGTAGTCACGAGCGAGAACAGCCTGCTCGCCCCGTTCAACGAGCGCGGGGAGGCGATTGAGAAGCTGACCTTGCGGAGCGGCGAACGCTTTCGCTGGAATCCCGAACTTGTTGCCAGCGGTCCGCTTTCGATCATCGTCTCCAAGCTGGATCAGCGCATCGTGGTATTGCGCAGCGGCGTGGAGATCGGGCGCAGTGTCGCCACCATCGATGATCCCGACCCCGGTTCGCATGTCGCCACCAGGATCATCCAGAATGGACAGGCGAAATGGACCTTTGTCGGCATGACAGGGCACGAGGATGAAGATGGCAAGGCCCTTGACGAAGCGCAACTGAACAGGGTCCGCATGCCGCGTGAATTCCGTGAGCTGCTGATGGCGGCAGTCGAACCGGGCACGACAATGCTGATTACCAATTCACGCGTAGGCAGCGGAGCAAGACCGCATCTCACGCTGGTGGATGCGATCGAACATCATGAATGA
- a CDS encoding M13 family metallopeptidase, translating to MGKGKLLAGATGGLLLLASGSALADDDGTDPTPDTLAFSIENMDRSVNPADDFLRYASGGWFDRVKRPADQPTFGFMQFIANRISRQMASVLTDAAATSFSAAKGSPAQQVGALYSSYVDVDRIDATGLAPIAGELARLDAVESKKELAAYLGTFSAHTGHWPLVSLDIFPELTDVSRNAVYMEIGERALSVDAIYESPEDSPLRTIYREYVSAMLEVADVPAERAKAIAATSLAIDSMLHAGELDPVKKVDKRNVNNPRTMTQLRAESAGFEIDAYLQALGLQEPDRVILVDPDAARTLGKVMAAFTVDELKDYLKLRLLQAFGSVLSTKFEEPKKQVNIALLGAYSEKPREETVVEFMEKSLGQPLGHLYVDNFFSKPKENAGLDMIRRIQAAFRKRIEANDWMAEATRSAALEKVDALYYRVGYPDRWIDYGKVEVGDDPVQNLINLHEFEMARMAAKQNAPVEFWAFSEPLHTTPTVVNAAYDPTINGFQVTAAIAQPPTFSVNRDAPLYFCRLGAIIGHEMTHGFDTGGRNFDAKGNLRNWWTAKDGARFEAEAQKLIDQASAFEALPGTFMNGGLTVTENLADIGGIALAHDALMNYLAEHPDENVEIDGLSPSQRCLIAYSQLWAEQRSDGSMRVQLEDNHAPGIYRAVAPLQHLDAFYEAFDIHEGDPMWLAPQKRVDIW from the coding sequence ATGGGCAAGGGCAAGCTGCTGGCTGGCGCAACCGGAGGTCTCCTGCTGCTGGCGAGCGGTTCTGCTCTTGCTGATGATGACGGGACGGACCCCACTCCGGATACTCTGGCCTTCTCGATCGAGAACATGGATCGGTCGGTCAATCCCGCCGATGACTTCCTGCGCTATGCGTCGGGCGGCTGGTTCGACCGGGTCAAACGGCCAGCCGATCAGCCGACCTTTGGTTTCATGCAGTTCATAGCCAACCGGATCAGCCGGCAAATGGCCAGCGTATTGACCGATGCCGCCGCGACGTCCTTCTCGGCGGCAAAGGGAAGCCCGGCGCAGCAGGTCGGAGCCTTGTACAGTTCCTATGTCGATGTCGATCGGATCGATGCCACTGGCCTTGCCCCGATTGCCGGGGAACTCGCGCGGCTGGACGCCGTCGAGAGCAAGAAGGAGCTGGCGGCCTACCTCGGCACGTTCTCGGCGCACACCGGGCACTGGCCATTGGTCAGTCTCGATATTTTCCCGGAGCTGACCGATGTTTCGCGCAACGCAGTTTATATGGAGATTGGCGAGCGGGCGCTTTCTGTTGATGCCATCTACGAAAGTCCCGAAGACTCTCCGCTTCGCACGATTTACCGGGAATACGTATCGGCGATGCTGGAAGTCGCCGATGTGCCTGCGGAGCGTGCGAAGGCGATTGCCGCGACATCGCTCGCAATCGATTCCATGCTGCACGCAGGCGAACTCGATCCGGTCAAAAAGGTCGACAAGCGCAACGTCAACAACCCGCGGACAATGACTCAATTGCGCGCCGAGTCAGCCGGTTTCGAAATCGATGCGTATCTTCAGGCTCTGGGCCTGCAGGAACCGGACCGGGTCATACTGGTCGATCCCGATGCGGCCCGCACACTCGGCAAGGTGATGGCTGCCTTCACCGTCGACGAGTTGAAGGATTATCTCAAGCTGCGCCTGCTCCAGGCATTCGGATCGGTTCTGAGCACGAAGTTCGAGGAACCGAAGAAGCAGGTGAACATCGCCTTGCTCGGTGCCTATTCCGAAAAACCGCGCGAAGAGACGGTCGTCGAATTCATGGAGAAGTCGCTGGGTCAGCCTCTGGGGCACCTTTACGTCGACAACTTCTTTTCAAAACCGAAGGAAAATGCGGGCCTGGACATGATCCGGCGCATCCAGGCTGCCTTTCGAAAGCGGATCGAAGCAAACGACTGGATGGCCGAAGCAACGCGGTCGGCGGCGCTCGAGAAGGTCGACGCGCTCTACTACCGCGTCGGTTATCCCGACCGTTGGATCGACTATGGCAAGGTCGAAGTCGGCGACGATCCAGTGCAGAACCTGATCAACCTTCATGAATTCGAAATGGCCCGGATGGCGGCGAAGCAGAACGCCCCGGTCGAGTTCTGGGCCTTTTCCGAACCGCTGCATACGACACCGACGGTAGTAAACGCGGCCTACGATCCCACCATCAACGGGTTCCAGGTTACGGCCGCCATCGCGCAGCCGCCTACTTTTTCGGTAAATCGTGATGCGCCGCTCTATTTCTGCCGCCTCGGCGCGATAATCGGCCATGAAATGACCCACGGCTTCGACACCGGTGGACGGAATTTCGATGCGAAGGGAAACCTTCGCAACTGGTGGACGGCCAAGGACGGCGCCCGCTTCGAAGCGGAGGCACAGAAGCTGATCGACCAGGCAAGTGCCTTCGAGGCGCTTCCCGGAACCTTCATGAACGGCGGCCTCACCGTGACCGAGAACCTTGCCGACATCGGCGGCATCGCACTCGCCCACGATGCCTTGATGAACTACCTTGCAGAGCATCCCGACGAGAACGTCGAGATCGATGGCCTCAGTCCGAGCCAGCGCTGTCTCATCGCCTATTCCCAGCTCTGGGCAGAGCAGCGATCGGACGGTTCGATGCGGGTGCAGCTGGAAGACAACCACGCGCCGGGCATCTATCGCGCCGTTGCTCCGCTGCAGCATCTGGATGCGTTTTACGAGGCATTCGACATCCACGAAGGTGACCCGATGTGGCTTGCCCCTCAGAAGCGGGTCGACATCTGGTAG